Below is a window of Lacibacter sp. H407 DNA.
ACGGGTCGTTTTTTCCAAAAAGCCACAGGCAAATGAAACGTATTCGTTTGAAGAGATTGGCGATATTATTGTTTTTGATTCTTACAACACACGCCAGGCTCCTCATGCTATTGTAATGGAAGATTGTGAAAAATTAACGCTCGAAAATGTTCAGGTTTTTGCCGGCCCTACATTTGCTTTCTTTGAAAAAAGATGTAATGCTTCCAGATATATTGGTTGCAAAGTAGATCGAAGGCCACTGGAAAACGAGATCGTTAAAAGAGGTGTGATGAGAATGAGGAGTAATAATGCAGATGGATTTCATTCCAAGTCGGCTCAAGTTGGTCCGTCTTACAGAAATTGTATCACAAGATATAACGGCGATGATGGTTTTGCTATTAGTGGCAATTACCATGTAATTACCGAAGCCAATGGCAACCTGCTAACCGTTGTTGGAAAGGCTGGGTTTACACCTGATATTTTTGTTGGCGATGTGGTGGAGTTGGTGTCGTATGATGGCACACGGCTTCCGGATGCCACTGTTCTTTCAATTAAAGCAGACAGGCCTTTAAATGTAACAGAAAAAAACTTTTTAGGTACGCAGAAGTTGCTTCGTGAATCAGCCAATACCAAAGATGCAGCCAATGTTTATATCATTGAAATCGATCAACGTGTAGAACTTCCAATGGGCAGTGTTATTGCTTCGGCCAATCGATTGGGGAATGGGTTTGAAGTAATCAATTGTATTGCGGGTCCTAACCGTAGCAGAGGCATTATTGTAAAAGGAAGTAATGGAACAATAGCAAATAACCGATGCATCAGTAATTGGGGAATGGGTATTAAATGTTCTCCCGAACACCAATGGCTGGAGGCCGGTAGCGGTAAAAATCTAACGATCATCAATAACATTATTGAAAACTGTGGTGATGCCGCTATTGCTGTTTATGCCATTGGTGGCAATGGGAAAACAGCATCTACCGGGGCTCATTCCAATATTACGATATCTGATAATAAAGTTTCCGGCTCACTTAGTCCTGCTTTTGTGGTTACTTCAACTGATGGCTTGATTTTTATGAATAACAAAGTTGAATCACCTACTATTAAAGCTTTAGATCCATCCCGTATACAGTTTGGACGAAAGGAAGATCCCCGCAGACATGTTTATCTGGAGAACGTGGAAAAAGTAAAGGAGAATTTCGGACTCACCAATTCCAATAAATAGTTAGCGTGTATACATTCAAAAGAAACCATTCAAAAAATAATCAACGTTTTATCACACTATAAACCAAACTGGAGTATGAAACTTTTATTCATTGTTACCGGATTGTTTTTTGCAGGAGTTGTTAATGCTCAAACAGAACTTCAAAAAAAGAAAGCTGAATTCTATGCTGCCGAGGCTATCACTTATTTTAAGCTGAATGAGTCAAAGAAAAAGGATATTGCCGAGTCTAAGCTTAATCTGATGATTGCTCAAAAAGAAATGGAACGAAAAAAGAAGGCGGGTGAATTGTCAGAAGCCGATACAGATGCCTATCGAAAAAAGAATGTATATCCAAATACACAAAAAATTCTGGACATCGTTGGCGTAAATTTTAAGGTACTAAATGAGTTCAATGAAATTGTTCATCCAAAAATGAACCAGATAAAAGAATAGGCAAATTCAACGTTTCGACTCTGTCAGGATTAAAGAAATTGTTTCTCTCGCAGCTTCGTTAAAACCAGTATCAAGTTAGTGCTGAATACTAAGAACTCCAAAACGGAGAACGGGATTTTATTGTCATAATAATAATTGTTTTCAAATCATGATTCGATCATTCACTATCAAGTTGAAGCTCATTGTTGCTTTGCTTCTGCTCATATCAGCAAACCTGTTTGCTGGTGAACCGATTATGATAAAGTCAACAGCTGCTGATATGACTCCAATAATCCGTAGTATCATTGATAAAAGCAGCGGCAGTGCTATCCATTTGATTTTTGAGAAAGGCGTATACAAGTTTTTACCTGATTATGCTACCGGAAAATATCTTGAAATAACCAATCACGGAAATGGTTACAAAAAGATCATCTTCAATTTCGACAAGTTTCGTTCGGTAATTATTGAAGGCAACAATGCAGAATTTATTTTTCATGGACAGGCCATGCCTTTTTTATTTGATGGATGCGAAAATGCAGTTGTAAAAAATCTTATTATCGACTGGGATATACCATTTAATTTTTTGGGTGAAGTTGTAGCAGTGAATGAAAAGGAAGGATGGCGTGATATAAAACCCATGAAAGAAGGATTTTCATGGAGAGTAAGAAATGGAAGACTTGAATTCCCGAATGTTGATGGCTTTCATTACACTGTGCCAGGAAGCACATTGGCTTTTGATGCCAACGGGAAAAGGCCGGTTCACGGGGCATGGGATATCGAAAGTGATCCAACACTTGTTGAGCAATTGCCGGATGGTATTTTGCGCTTTCATGAGAAGTTGAAAAGGTATCCTCCTGTAGGTTCATTATTGGACTCAAAAGGGGACAGGGAACATGATCGTTATGCACCTGCATTTGATTTTCGAAATTCATCCAATATTGAACTGAATGGTATTGTGATCCATCATGCATTGGGAATGGGCTTTTTATTTGAACGATCGCAACAGATAAAAATAATCAATAGTGGAATCTATCTCCGGCAAGGCTCAAACCGGGTTGTATCAACAACGGCCGATGCTACTCATTTCTGTAACTGTAAAGGATCTATTCTTATTGAAAACTGCAGATTTGAAAATATGCTGGATGATGGAACCAATGTTCATGGAACTTATGTTGAGGTAGATGAGGTGATTAATAAAAATACACTGCGATATAAATTAAAACATTTCGAACAAATGGGGTTTTTATTTGCAGATGCCTCTGACGAAGTTTGGTTCATTATGCAGCCTTCACCACAAAGAGGAGTTGCTGCGGTTGTTGAAAAAGTGAAAAAGATAAATGAAGAATATGCTGAAATCGTTTTTAAATCAGCATTGCCTGACGGATTAAGGAAGGGCGATATCCTTGAAAACAAAACATGGAATCCTGAATTCACTATGCGGGGTTGCACTATCAAAAATCACAGGGCACGGAATATTGTTCTTAAAACTCCATTAAGAACAGTAATTGAGAACAACTTCTTTTCATCAATGATGTCGTCGGTTTTCTTGCGAGGTGAATCTTTTTTCTGGTATGAATCAGGAGCTGTAAACGATGTGCTTATTCGTAATAATAAATTTGAATACTGTGCCTACAGTGGAGCAGAACATGCTGTACTCAACATAACCCCACGATTGGGAAAAACGTTTGACCAAGAAGCCATCTTCGATCGCAACATTCGGTTTGAGGATAATATCATTCGCACTTTTGACAACAGAATCGTTATGGCTGATCGTGTGGATGGGTTGATCATTAAAGGCAATACGATTGTTAAAACAAACGAGGCCCAACAGCTTTATCCCAATGCTCCGCTTTTTGAATTTAAGAACTGCAGCAACATAGTATTAGAGAAAAACAGCTACATAGGAAATAAGATTACTTCGATTAAAGCCGATGAGAAAAGCTCCAAAACGCTTATTAACAAACAAAACAAAGGATTCTGATACTTGCCTGTTTCTATTGTATAAGCATATATAATAGAAACGGGGATTAAAAGGAGTTTATTTCAGCGTACCCATAAAAGCAATTTTGCGAAGTTGTAAATGCAACAGCGCCTGAATTCTTTTTTTCATTTTATAACGGAAGGTTTACCAAATTATTCATCAATAAAAATCAAGCAAATGAAACATGTTATCGTTTCGATTTTATTACTTTTAGTAACCTGGTCAAAGGTAAAGGCCCATTTTGATGCGGATAATCCATCTGCTTATGGAACCATTATGGTAAGCACATACGGAGCTATTCCTGACGATGGGATTGACGATACTCAAGCTATACGAAACGCAATAAATGCTGCAATAGCAACAAATTCACCTCAAGTTGTACTATTTGAAGCAGGTAGATATGATTTAATATCCGCCGGTACTGCTAATTTTTATATCAGAATTCTTAATGGTAATAATATCACACTTAGAGGTGTTGCTATTAATAATGAGCCTGCCACTAAGTTGGTCAGATTTAATAATGGAGTTGAGAATGCGGTGTTACCCTTTTTATTTCAGATAAGGTTCTCAAAAAACATTACAGTTGAGAATTTAGTTTTCGACAATGATCCATACTATTATACAGCCGGTGTTGTAACAGAAAAAACCGGGACAACTGTAATGGTGGATATTTTACCGGGCCATCCCATGAATATTCTGAAACCTTATATCATGGGTGTTTACGATATGGCAAACAATAAAAATAAAACATTGAGAACTACCTGGGATACAAACTTACCTACTTGGGCGCCTGTTACCGGTGGTTCCGGAAGATTACTGAGTTTAGATTATGGTGCTCTTGCAAGTGAAGTGAATGTTGGTGATGGCGTGTTTTGGTTTCAAGGCAATCATGGGGGCACTCAATGTGTTACGGGTAAATCAGAAAATATAACATTCAACAACATTGTTACCAATAACTCTACCGGGTTTGTCTATCATTTTGTAGATAATAAAGATATCACTTTGAATAGAGTTAAAATTGAACCTGTTGGAAACCGAATTGCAGTATCGCCACGGGATGGGATACATTTTGCACATTGTACAGGATTAATTTCACTTGATAGTGTTGTGGTTAAAAATACGCCCGGTGATGATGGATTAAATGTACATGGCGAATATTTAAGTGTTGGTTCAATTTCATCAAGAACAGTCATGTTTGCTGAATCTGTTGTTTCCGACATGAAAGTAAACAGCCGTATCCAGTTCCTTAATGCAAATTTTCAACCTGTGTGGACGGGAACAGTTGAGAGTGCTACTCCGCAAACTGTAAACAGCAGCTCACAAGTTACTGTTGTATTAAAAGAAACACCACCAAGCTGGATTGTGCCAGGTA
It encodes the following:
- a CDS encoding alpha-1,3-galactosidase-related protein — encoded protein: MTPIIRSIIDKSSGSAIHLIFEKGVYKFLPDYATGKYLEITNHGNGYKKIIFNFDKFRSVIIEGNNAEFIFHGQAMPFLFDGCENAVVKNLIIDWDIPFNFLGEVVAVNEKEGWRDIKPMKEGFSWRVRNGRLEFPNVDGFHYTVPGSTLAFDANGKRPVHGAWDIESDPTLVEQLPDGILRFHEKLKRYPPVGSLLDSKGDREHDRYAPAFDFRNSSNIELNGIVIHHALGMGFLFERSQQIKIINSGIYLRQGSNRVVSTTADATHFCNCKGSILIENCRFENMLDDGTNVHGTYVEVDEVINKNTLRYKLKHFEQMGFLFADASDEVWFIMQPSPQRGVAAVVEKVKKINEEYAEIVFKSALPDGLRKGDILENKTWNPEFTMRGCTIKNHRARNIVLKTPLRTVIENNFFSSMMSSVFLRGESFFWYESGAVNDVLIRNNKFEYCAYSGAEHAVLNITPRLGKTFDQEAIFDRNIRFEDNIIRTFDNRIVMADRVDGLIIKGNTIVKTNEAQQLYPNAPLFEFKNCSNIVLEKNSYIGNKITSIKADEKSSKTLINKQNKGF
- a CDS encoding right-handed parallel beta-helix repeat-containing protein, which encodes MILIVQKQKNKKEFEMNKLVTNKIIGILCLLLIVSIHSLAQIDPGKDFDLQGFIDQELVKGKKEIHIPAGRYRVKPNGNKHLLLKNLKDVTILANGVELICTETVQAINIINCKNLTIKGLSVDYDPLPFTQGRIVAMSNDKTKLTVDIIDGYSTKLRNEKLEIYDPETGELVTRTYYAVTYKVDEANRRVVFSKKPQANETYSFEEIGDIIVFDSYNTRQAPHAIVMEDCEKLTLENVQVFAGPTFAFFEKRCNASRYIGCKVDRRPLENEIVKRGVMRMRSNNADGFHSKSAQVGPSYRNCITRYNGDDGFAISGNYHVITEANGNLLTVVGKAGFTPDIFVGDVVELVSYDGTRLPDATVLSIKADRPLNVTEKNFLGTQKLLRESANTKDAANVYIIEIDQRVELPMGSVIASANRLGNGFEVINCIAGPNRSRGIIVKGSNGTIANNRCISNWGMGIKCSPEHQWLEAGSGKNLTIINNIIENCGDAAIAVYAIGGNGKTASTGAHSNITISDNKVSGSLSPAFVVTSTDGLIFMNNKVESPTIKALDPSRIQFGRKEDPRRHVYLENVEKVKENFGLTNSNK